In Candidatus Methylomirabilota bacterium, a genomic segment contains:
- the hpt gene encoding hypoxanthine phosphoribosyltransferase: protein MAPVGDGVGEVLLDESAIRAEVGRLALQISADYADKPLHLVGVLKGAAVFLADLLRALTVPATIDFISIVPYGQVTTSGVVRIRKDLDEPLEGKDVLVVEGICASGLSLSYLLRNFQTRRPASLRTCAFVVKRRERPADVTLHYVGREIPDVFVVGYGLDAQEQYRNLPYIARLA from the coding sequence ATGGCCCCCGTCGGCGACGGCGTCGGCGAGGTGCTGCTGGACGAGTCGGCGATCCGCGCGGAGGTGGGGCGGCTCGCCCTCCAGATCTCGGCCGACTACGCCGACAAGCCCCTTCACCTCGTGGGTGTCCTCAAGGGCGCCGCCGTCTTCCTCGCGGACCTGCTGCGCGCGCTCACGGTGCCGGCGACGATCGACTTCATCTCCATCGTCCCGTATGGCCAGGTGACAACCTCCGGAGTCGTCCGCATCAGGAAAGACCTCGACGAGCCGCTCGAGGGCAAGGACGTCCTCGTGGTCGAAGGCATCTGCGCCAGCGGCCTCAGCCTCTCCTATCTCCTGCGCAACTTCCAGACGCGTCGGCCCGCCTCGCTCCGGACCTGCGCTTTCGTCGTCAAGCGGCGCGAGCGGCCCGCCGACGTCACCCTGCACTATGTCGGCCGCGAGATCCCGGACGTCTTCGTGGTCGGCTATGGCCTCGACGCGCAGGAGCAGTATCGCAATCTCCCCTACATCGCCCGCCTCGCCTAG
- the pyrE gene encoding orotate phosphoribosyltransferase, translating into MSPSTEHAVLIQRLFEIGTIRFGEFTLKSGIKSPFYIDLRVVICYPDVLRRIGVLMAAEVSRCAGDRIAGIPYAGLPLAVSASLAGNLPLIYPRKEEKSYGTKRRIEGVFKPGDRVVLIDDIITDGGSKFEAIEVLEEAGLVVKDLVILIDREQGGRKLLASKGYALHTILTISQCFDEWERTGAVDAASIAQAREFIKASRFA; encoded by the coding sequence ATGAGCCCAAGCACCGAGCACGCGGTGCTGATCCAGCGCCTCTTCGAGATCGGGACCATCCGCTTCGGCGAGTTCACCCTCAAATCCGGGATCAAGTCGCCTTTCTACATCGATCTCCGCGTGGTGATCTGCTACCCCGACGTGCTGCGGCGGATCGGCGTGCTCATGGCCGCCGAGGTGAGCCGCTGCGCGGGCGACCGCATCGCCGGCATCCCCTATGCGGGCCTGCCGCTCGCGGTCTCGGCATCGCTTGCCGGTAACCTCCCGCTCATCTACCCCCGGAAAGAAGAGAAGAGCTACGGCACCAAGCGGCGCATCGAGGGCGTGTTCAAGCCGGGCGACCGGGTGGTCCTGATCGACGACATCATCACGGACGGCGGCAGCAAGTTCGAGGCGATCGAGGTGCTCGAGGAGGCGGGGCTCGTCGTCAAGGACCTCGTCATCCTGATCGACCGCGAGCAGGGCGGCCGCAAGCTCCTCGCCTCCAAGGGGTACGCGCTCCACACCATCCTGACCATCTCCCAGTGCTTCGACGAATGGGAGCGCACGGGAGCGGTGGACGCGGCCTCGATCGCGCAAGCCCGCGAGTTCATCAAGGCCAGCCGGTTCGCCTGA
- the pyrF gene encoding orotidine-5'-phosphate decarboxylase yields MPRDPKDRLPADRLIVALDVDSLDRATGLVDALAGQVTRFKIGSQLFTAAGPSAVQAVRKRGGEVFLDLKFHDIPNTVEGAAREAVRLGVFMFNVHASGGRAMMSAAGRGAAEAALTLGLPRPLVIAVTVLTSLDRAALAGELHVASSVEGHVLHLCTLAREAGLDGNVASPNEIRAIRHAMGHGWTVVTPGVRPAGSEHHDQSRVATPRAAVEAGADYLVVGRPITGAPDPARAAEGILSEMRA; encoded by the coding sequence ATGCCCCGCGATCCTAAGGACCGGCTACCCGCGGATCGGTTAATAGTCGCGCTCGACGTCGACTCGCTCGACCGCGCGACCGGGCTCGTTGACGCGCTCGCCGGCCAGGTGACCCGCTTCAAGATCGGCTCTCAGCTCTTTACAGCGGCGGGGCCGTCCGCGGTCCAGGCAGTGCGGAAGCGCGGCGGCGAGGTATTCCTCGATCTCAAGTTCCACGATATCCCGAACACCGTGGAAGGGGCGGCGCGAGAGGCCGTGAGGCTGGGCGTCTTCATGTTCAACGTCCACGCCTCGGGCGGGCGCGCCATGATGAGCGCCGCTGGCCGCGGCGCCGCCGAAGCCGCCCTCACCCTCGGCCTTCCCCGCCCGCTCGTCATCGCGGTCACCGTGCTGACGAGCCTCGACCGCGCCGCGCTGGCGGGTGAGCTGCACGTCGCCTCCTCGGTCGAGGGGCACGTGCTCCACCTCTGTACCCTCGCGCGCGAGGCCGGGCTCGACGGCAACGTCGCCTCCCCGAACGAGATCCGCGCCATCCGGCACGCCATGGGGCACGGGTGGACCGTCGTCACGCCGGGCGTGCGGCCGGCAGGCAGCGAGCACCACGACCAGTCGCGCGTGGCCACGCCGCGGGCCGCGGTCGAGGCGGGGGCCGACTATCTCGTCGTGGGGCGCCCAATCACCGGCGCGCCCGATCCCGCCCGGGCGGCCGAGGGCATCCTGTCCGAGATGCGCGCATGA